From the genome of Deinococcus sp. JMULE3, one region includes:
- a CDS encoding DsbA family protein, which translates to MTRATELYFDFLCPYAWRGVELAAVLKTEGEAFTLRHYSLVEGNHADNAKELSWRVTDQSLDAPDGEGYMKYLKPGLRAFLASHAAALQGEAAHWAFTLALFRAHHERKEPLTEGVIHAAAQEGGLDLDAFAAALADEQARRAELRADLDAAREVGVFGTPTFVLPTGEAAYYRFETLTREPTQARQWWDLYRAVLTSEAGIGTIKRAKNRPPRRA; encoded by the coding sequence ATGACCCGAGCGACCGAGCTGTACTTCGACTTCCTGTGCCCCTACGCGTGGCGTGGCGTGGAACTCGCCGCCGTCCTGAAAACGGAGGGCGAGGCGTTCACCCTGCGGCACTACTCGCTGGTCGAGGGGAACCACGCGGACAACGCGAAGGAGCTGTCGTGGCGCGTCACGGATCAGAGCCTGGACGCCCCGGACGGCGAGGGGTACATGAAGTACCTGAAGCCCGGCCTGCGCGCGTTCCTGGCGTCCCACGCGGCGGCCCTGCAGGGCGAGGCGGCCCACTGGGCGTTCACGCTGGCCCTCTTCCGCGCCCACCACGAACGCAAGGAGCCCCTGACCGAGGGGGTCATCCACGCGGCGGCGCAGGAGGGCGGTCTGGACCTGGACGCCTTCGCGGCGGCCCTGGCCGACGAGCAGGCCCGCCGCGCCGAGTTGCGCGCCGACCTGGACGCCGCGCGCGAGGTCGGGGTGTTCGGCACGCCCACCTTCGTCCTCCCGACCGGCGAGGCCGCGTACTACCGCTTCGAGACCCTCACCCGCGAACCCACCCAGGCGCGCCAGTGGTGGGACCTGTACCGAGCCGTGCTGACCAGCGAGGCGGGCATCGGCACGATCAAACGCGCGAAGAACCGCCCGCCCCGCCGCGCCTGA
- a CDS encoding TrkA family potassium uptake protein, with protein MNRRPAVLLALIAGLVVFGTVGYRVLEGWSWLDCLFMTAMTLTTVGYGAPGELHTDGKVFSVVLMLVGIGLMLYLLTLLAETMLRTVTDPDAARRRKERKIMSLKDHTIVCGYGQVGEAVSVALRGARRQVVVVDHRPEHLEWAQTQGLHTLVGDATDEDVLRRAGIERAASLVTVINSDPSNLYVVLSAKGLNPGVRVIARASDESAARKMRRAGADEVVNPYQLSGNRIAAMMLAPRLSRLLSGDVTSEHFTIRELSVPPGMVGRTVADLGRETGALVVAIWRDGQPLRSRAEDVLRAGDAVLVAGAAAEVEAVQSGPAGGVQPA; from the coding sequence ATGAACCGCCGTCCCGCCGTGCTGCTGGCCCTGATCGCGGGGCTGGTGGTGTTCGGCACGGTCGGGTACCGGGTGCTGGAGGGCTGGTCGTGGCTGGACTGCCTGTTCATGACGGCCATGACCCTGACGACCGTGGGGTACGGCGCGCCGGGCGAGTTGCACACGGACGGGAAGGTGTTCAGCGTGGTGCTGATGCTGGTCGGGATCGGGCTGATGCTGTACCTGCTGACGCTGCTGGCCGAGACGATGCTGCGGACCGTGACCGACCCGGACGCGGCGCGGCGGCGCAAGGAGAGGAAGATCATGAGCCTGAAGGATCACACGATCGTGTGCGGGTACGGGCAGGTGGGCGAGGCGGTCAGCGTGGCGCTGCGGGGCGCGCGGCGCCAGGTGGTCGTGGTCGATCACCGCCCCGAGCACCTGGAGTGGGCGCAGACGCAGGGCCTGCACACCCTGGTCGGGGACGCCACCGACGAGGACGTGCTGCGCCGCGCCGGGATCGAGCGGGCGGCGTCGCTGGTCACGGTGATCAACAGTGATCCCAGCAACCTGTACGTGGTGCTGTCCGCCAAGGGCCTGAACCCGGGCGTGCGGGTGATCGCGCGGGCGAGTGACGAGTCGGCGGCCCGCAAGATGCGCCGCGCCGGGGCGGACGAGGTCGTGAATCCGTACCAGCTGAGCGGGAACCGGATCGCGGCGATGATGCTCGCGCCGCGCCTGAGTCGCCTGCTGAGCGGCGACGTGACCAGCGAGCACTTCACGATCCGCGAACTGAGCGTCCCGCCGGGCATGGTGGGCCGCACGGTCGCTGACCTGGGCCGCGAGACGGGCGCGCTGGTCGTGGCGATCTGGCGCGACGGGCAGCCGCTACGCAGCCGCGCCGAGGACGTCCTGCGGGCCGGGGACGCCGTGCTGGTCGCGGGCGCGGCGGCGGAGGTGGAGGCCGTGCAGTCCGGACCGGCGGGCGGAGTGCAGCCCGCGTGA
- a CDS encoding agmatine deiminase family protein, which translates to MSDVTPADLPRDLGFAMPAEWAEHAATWMSWPADDDLWFGHLEGVRAEFAELVRTIARFEPVHLLVRDEESRADARARLAGADVTFHDVPLDDVWMRDNGPIFVKRDADLALVDWKFNSWGGKFNWGNDDRVPEYVAGQLGTHRWAQPFVLEGGGLEVNGLGVGLTTRSCFLTDTRNPGLTEEGYAFLLADTLGVRKLLWLDGGLENDHTDGHIDTITRFTDERTIVTSVEPNPEDPNHAVMAKNLADLRAMTDQDGQPFRIVELPLPATYLEGAEGRLPPTYANFYIGNGFVVVPQYGDPNDARALEVLTPLFPGREVIGLSSRAIIEGGGSFHCVTQQQPAGTPWMQDA; encoded by the coding sequence ATGTCTGACGTGACCCCCGCCGACCTGCCCCGCGACCTGGGCTTCGCCATGCCTGCCGAGTGGGCCGAGCACGCCGCCACCTGGATGAGCTGGCCCGCCGACGACGACCTGTGGTTCGGGCATCTGGAGGGCGTGCGCGCCGAGTTCGCCGAACTGGTGCGGACCATCGCCCGCTTCGAGCCGGTGCATCTGCTCGTGCGGGACGAGGAGAGCCGCGCGGACGCCCGCGCGCGCCTGGCCGGGGCGGACGTGACGTTCCACGACGTGCCGCTGGACGACGTGTGGATGCGCGACAACGGCCCCATCTTCGTGAAGCGTGACGCTGACCTGGCGCTGGTGGACTGGAAGTTCAACTCCTGGGGCGGCAAGTTCAACTGGGGCAACGACGACCGCGTGCCCGAGTACGTCGCCGGGCAGCTGGGCACGCACCGCTGGGCGCAGCCGTTCGTGCTGGAGGGCGGCGGGCTGGAGGTGAACGGCCTGGGCGTGGGCCTGACCACCCGGTCGTGCTTCCTGACCGACACCCGCAACCCGGGCCTGACCGAGGAGGGTTACGCTTTCCTGCTGGCCGACACGCTGGGCGTGCGCAAACTCCTGTGGCTGGACGGTGGGCTGGAGAACGACCACACCGACGGGCACATCGACACCATCACGCGCTTCACCGACGAGCGGACCATCGTCACCAGTGTCGAGCCGAACCCCGAGGACCCCAACCACGCGGTCATGGCGAAGAACCTCGCGGACCTGCGGGCCATGACCGACCAGGACGGGCAGCCCTTCCGCATCGTGGAGCTGCCGCTCCCCGCGACCTACCTGGAGGGCGCGGAGGGTCGCCTGCCGCCCACGTACGCGAACTTCTACATCGGGAACGGGTTCGTGGTCGTCCCGCAGTACGGCGACCCGAACGACGCCCGCGCCCTGGAAGTCCTGACGCCGCTGTTCCCCGGCCGCGAGGTGATCGGCCTGAGCAGCCGCGCGATCATCGAGGGCGGCGGGAGCTTCCACTGCGTGACGCAGCAGCAGCCCGCCGGGACGCCCTGGATGCAGGACGCCTGA
- a CDS encoding multidrug DMT transporter, whose amino-acid sequence MDTLKKAGAMLAHLDLFHQMLDLRGLLQLAAHMEERGDRVTLISPESITLIGTDMHTNPTITTSKGATIHAPTAYRVLHSLKGHEAPEYAVTREELAALNARAVTELEGSDALRAFDATLTRISTPSDTERPARTRRTPDTEPPTEQPAA is encoded by the coding sequence ATGGACACCCTGAAAAAAGCCGGAGCGATGCTCGCCCACCTCGACCTCTTCCATCAGATGCTCGACCTGCGCGGCCTCCTGCAACTCGCCGCGCACATGGAGGAACGCGGCGACCGCGTCACCCTCATCAGCCCCGAGAGCATCACCCTGATCGGCACCGACATGCACACCAACCCCACCATCACCACCAGCAAGGGCGCCACCATCCACGCCCCCACCGCCTACCGCGTCCTGCACAGCCTCAAGGGCCACGAGGCGCCCGAGTACGCCGTCACCCGCGAGGAACTCGCCGCGCTGAACGCCCGCGCCGTCACCGAACTCGAAGGCAGCGACGCCCTGCGCGCCTTCGACGCCACCCTCACCCGCATCAGCACCCCCAGCGACACCGAGCGCCCCGCCCGCACCCGCCGCACCCCCGACACCGAACCCCCCACCGAGCAACCCGCCGCCTGA
- a CDS encoding glutamine--tRNA ligase/YqeY domain fusion protein produces MTAPDSTPPAAGDRAPRVAPNFITEIIERDLQGGKYPQVVTRFPPEPSGYAHLGHIFASFLDFQTAAQYGGRYHLRMDDTNPELATQEYADAIADDLRWLGWDWGEHLYYASDHFEQYYAYAEQLVRQGDAYVDSVTGDEMARLRGDARTPGTPSPYRDRTPEENLDLLRRMRAGEFADGAHVLRAKIDLGSPNMKLRDPVLYRILRGHHYRAGDAWCIYPMYDFQHPLQDALEGVTHSMCSLEFVDNRAIYDWLMERLGFNPRPHQYEFGRRGLEYTITSKRKLRKLVEAGAVHGWDDPRMPTLRAQRRLGVTPEAVRAFAAQIGVSRTNRTVDLSVYENAVRSDLNHRAPRVMAVLDPLPVTLENLTEAQTLSLPYWPFDVVRDSPDGLVALPGGERVAPEVAVRDVPLTRELVIERDDFNPEPPKGFKRLTPGGTVRLRGAGIIRADRFDVDDSGQVTRVYATLLGEDAKAGGVIHWVSAEQGVPAEFRLYDRLFRVPNPEAATPEEIGHEDETKPLDAGFMAFLNPDSLRVTRGLVEPSVTRDPAGTRYQFERQGYFWRDPVDSREDALVFGRIITLKDAWAKATQKAEAPAKAPKPAKAQAVKPEPTEKPAPATLTPEQEAEVARLTALGVPDAEARTLARDAALLAFLGGATQDSTFAQVASWTANDLAPGLRAGEVRVAAADLAPLAALLSDKKVTTRVARDVLARAAQTGEAPAAMVERENLAGGLSEDALNAAIAQVMADHADKVDAYRAGKTALLGFFTGQVMRLSGGKADPATLNAALQTALNG; encoded by the coding sequence ATGACGGCCCCCGACTCCACTCCTCCCGCCGCCGGTGACCGCGCGCCGCGCGTGGCCCCGAACTTCATCACCGAGATCATCGAACGCGACCTGCAGGGCGGCAAGTACCCGCAGGTCGTGACGCGTTTCCCGCCGGAACCGAGCGGGTACGCGCACCTGGGGCATATCTTCGCGTCGTTCCTGGATTTCCAGACGGCCGCGCAGTACGGCGGGCGCTACCACCTGCGCATGGACGACACGAACCCGGAACTCGCCACGCAGGAGTACGCGGACGCCATCGCGGACGACCTGCGCTGGCTGGGCTGGGACTGGGGCGAGCACCTGTACTACGCCAGCGACCATTTCGAGCAGTACTACGCCTACGCCGAGCAGCTGGTGCGGCAGGGTGACGCCTACGTGGACTCGGTGACCGGTGACGAGATGGCCCGCCTGCGCGGCGACGCCCGCACGCCCGGCACGCCCAGCCCGTACCGGGACCGCACGCCCGAGGAGAACCTGGATCTGCTGCGCCGCATGCGCGCCGGGGAGTTCGCGGACGGCGCGCACGTGCTGCGCGCGAAGATCGACCTGGGCAGCCCGAACATGAAGCTGCGCGACCCGGTGCTGTACCGCATCCTGCGCGGGCATCACTACCGTGCGGGCGACGCGTGGTGCATCTATCCGATGTACGACTTCCAGCACCCCCTGCAGGACGCGCTGGAGGGCGTGACGCACTCGATGTGCAGCCTGGAGTTCGTGGACAACCGCGCCATCTACGACTGGCTGATGGAACGGCTGGGCTTCAATCCGCGCCCGCACCAGTACGAGTTCGGGCGGCGCGGCCTGGAGTACACCATCACGAGTAAGCGCAAGCTGCGCAAGCTCGTGGAGGCCGGGGCGGTGCACGGCTGGGACGACCCGCGCATGCCCACCCTGCGCGCGCAGCGTCGCCTGGGCGTCACGCCGGAGGCCGTGCGGGCCTTCGCGGCGCAGATCGGCGTGAGCCGCACGAACCGCACCGTGGACCTCAGCGTGTACGAGAACGCCGTGCGCAGCGACCTGAACCACCGCGCGCCGCGCGTGATGGCGGTGCTGGACCCGCTGCCCGTCACGCTGGAAAACCTGACCGAGGCGCAGACGCTGAGTCTCCCCTACTGGCCGTTCGACGTGGTGCGCGACTCGCCCGACGGCTTGGTCGCCCTGCCTGGCGGGGAACGCGTGGCCCCCGAGGTCGCCGTGCGCGACGTGCCGCTGACCCGCGAACTCGTCATCGAACGCGACGACTTCAACCCCGAGCCGCCCAAGGGCTTCAAGCGCCTCACGCCGGGCGGCACGGTGCGCCTGCGCGGGGCGGGCATCATCCGCGCCGACCGCTTCGACGTGGACGACAGCGGGCAGGTCACGCGCGTGTACGCCACGCTGCTGGGCGAGGACGCCAAAGCGGGCGGCGTGATCCACTGGGTCAGCGCCGAGCAGGGCGTGCCCGCCGAGTTCCGCCTGTACGACCGCCTGTTCCGCGTGCCCAACCCCGAGGCCGCGACGCCCGAGGAGATCGGGCACGAGGACGAGACCAAACCCCTCGACGCGGGCTTCATGGCGTTCCTGAACCCCGACAGCCTGCGCGTCACGCGCGGACTGGTGGAGCCCAGCGTCACGCGCGACCCCGCAGGCACCCGCTACCAGTTCGAACGGCAGGGCTACTTCTGGCGTGACCCGGTGGACAGCCGCGAGGACGCGCTGGTGTTCGGGCGGATCATCACCCTGAAGGACGCCTGGGCGAAAGCCACGCAGAAGGCCGAGGCGCCCGCGAAGGCCCCCAAACCTGCCAAGGCCCAGGCTGTGAAACCCGAGCCGACCGAGAAGCCCGCGCCCGCCACTCTGACCCCCGAACAGGAGGCCGAGGTGGCCCGCCTGACTGCCCTGGGCGTTCCGGACGCCGAGGCCCGCACCCTCGCGCGTGACGCCGCGCTGCTGGCCTTCCTCGGCGGGGCCACGCAGGACAGCACGTTCGCGCAGGTCGCCAGCTGGACCGCGAACGACCTCGCGCCGGGCCTGCGCGCCGGTGAAGTCCGGGTGGCGGCCGCCGACCTCGCCCCGCTGGCTGCGCTGCTGAGTGACAAGAAGGTCACCACCCGCGTCGCCCGCGACGTCCTGGCACGCGCCGCGCAGACCGGCGAGGCCCCCGCCGCGATGGTCGAACGGGAGAACCTCGCCGGGGGCCTCAGCGAGGACGCCCTGAACGCCGCCATCGCGCAGGTCATGGCCGACCACGCCGACAAGGTGGACGCCTACCGCGCCGGGAAGACCGCGCTGCTGGGCTTCTTCACCGGGCAGGTCATGCGGCTCAGCGGCGGCAAGGCCGACCCCGCCACGCTGAACGCCGCCCTCCAGACCGCACTGAACGGCTGA
- a CDS encoding Ig-like domain-containing protein — MRILVPALLAVLATSCGAANTPAAPTPATTQTTAPALDTQSPSVTMVVFPKTLRAQGTVNFQLGTRDNTAVDRVVLTIDGKTFVDDPTAYNSYAQYFDAAANGEHTVTVRVYDRAQNVTEQTQTFTVQIGP, encoded by the coding sequence ATGCGCATACTCGTTCCGGCACTGCTGGCCGTCCTGGCCACCAGCTGCGGCGCGGCCAACACGCCCGCCGCCCCCACCCCCGCCACCACCCAGACCACCGCGCCCGCACTTGACACCCAGTCCCCGTCCGTCACGATGGTCGTGTTCCCGAAGACGCTGCGGGCGCAGGGCACTGTGAACTTCCAGCTCGGCACGCGGGACAACACCGCCGTGGACCGCGTCGTCCTGACCATCGACGGGAAGACGTTCGTGGACGACCCCACCGCGTACAACTCCTACGCGCAGTATTTTGACGCGGCCGCCAACGGCGAGCACACCGTCACCGTCCGTGTGTACGACCGCGCCCAGAACGTCACTGAGCAGACTCAGACGTTCACAGTCCAGATCGGCCCCTGA
- a CDS encoding GNAT family N-acetyltransferase: MTPPAFTLRHVTDPGDPAIPAFGRVQEASYYAPDMLIPPEVFAHLITRRTPEREDRLLVAQTQSGEVLGGTLYALLPLPGSLRGAGFNSFMAVTRAARGLGVGRALHDETLRVVRDAGLAGMFADSVHPTRQNAEDRAAEAATGVDPAGRRAALHALGLRTVDLPYWQPVGGPDGGPLTDLDLLYQPARPAQTVPLALVTGTLRAYWSGWLGTDRAQAEAQALADRAGHAQDVPLLPGTSTATWWSEGREV, translated from the coding sequence ATGACTCCACCCGCCTTCACGCTGCGGCACGTGACCGACCCCGGTGATCCGGCCATTCCCGCGTTCGGCCGCGTGCAGGAGGCCAGCTACTACGCGCCGGACATGCTGATCCCCCCGGAGGTCTTCGCGCACCTCATCACCCGCCGCACCCCGGAGCGGGAGGACCGCCTGCTCGTCGCGCAGACCCAAAGCGGCGAGGTGCTGGGCGGCACCCTGTACGCCCTGCTGCCCCTCCCCGGCAGTCTGCGCGGGGCGGGCTTCAACTCGTTCATGGCCGTCACCCGCGCCGCGCGCGGCCTGGGCGTGGGCCGCGCCCTGCACGACGAGACCCTGCGCGTCGTGCGCGACGCCGGACTGGCGGGCATGTTCGCCGACAGCGTCCACCCCACCCGCCAGAACGCAGAGGACCGCGCCGCCGAGGCCGCGACTGGCGTGGACCCCGCCGGGCGCCGGGCCGCGCTGCACGCCCTGGGCCTGCGGACCGTGGACCTCCCGTACTGGCAGCCCGTGGGAGGTCCCGACGGCGGTCCCCTCACCGACCTGGACCTGCTGTACCAGCCCGCCCGTCCCGCCCAGACCGTCCCGCTGGCCCTCGTGACCGGCACCCTGCGCGCCTACTGGAGCGGGTGGCTCGGCACGGACCGCGCCCAGGCCGAAGCGCAGGCCCTCGCCGACCGCGCCGGACACGCGCAGGACGTGCCCCTGCTGCCCGGCACGAGCACGGCGACATGGTGGAGTGAAGGGCGGGAGGTCTGA
- a CDS encoding GNAT family N-acetyltransferase, protein MTDLDLGGGYSARPISLVEYRAACARLEDRIFGGNSLFAFDPPVRAAPPLGESWNWGVYHGAELIGWHHAHARDERTVYMADTGLLPEHQGRGVYSRLLPHLLAAFRAAGFTLVQSHHRATNNAVIIPKLRAGFHLQGLNAYEGGVNAALTLSLDGTYGQAMHVRSGFRAPSGEAARRLGVPDEGLPGLADAPDLPLPADAETGVDLGGGYRLHRVPTATYREVYAQLEASAYETDSFDWGDRKAAPAPRGPLWSWLISHAGRVAGWQASRAWDTRTAYMVNTALLPAHRGRGVYTRLLPVVLDALHGEGYPLVRSHHHLTNNAVIVPKLRAGFRFQGVQIDEHGVMAILLRSADPAYAAYMDRRSGLTR, encoded by the coding sequence GTGACTGACCTCGACCTGGGTGGCGGGTACTCGGCCCGCCCGATCTCGCTGGTGGAGTACCGGGCGGCGTGCGCGCGGCTGGAGGACCGGATCTTCGGCGGGAATTCGCTGTTCGCGTTCGATCCGCCGGTGCGGGCGGCCCCGCCGCTGGGCGAGTCGTGGAACTGGGGCGTGTACCACGGCGCGGAACTGATCGGCTGGCATCACGCGCACGCGCGGGACGAGCGGACGGTGTACATGGCCGACACCGGCCTGTTGCCCGAGCATCAGGGGCGCGGGGTGTACTCGCGGTTGCTGCCGCACCTGCTGGCCGCGTTCCGCGCGGCGGGGTTCACGCTGGTGCAGAGTCACCACCGCGCGACGAACAACGCCGTGATCATCCCGAAGCTCCGCGCCGGGTTTCACCTTCAGGGCCTGAATGCGTACGAGGGCGGGGTGAATGCCGCGCTGACCCTGAGCCTGGACGGAACGTACGGGCAGGCGATGCACGTCCGCAGCGGCTTCCGCGCGCCCTCAGGCGAGGCAGCGCGGCGACTGGGCGTCCCGGACGAAGGACTGCCCGGTCTGGCCGACGCGCCCGACCTCCCCCTCCCGGCGGACGCCGAGACGGGCGTGGACCTGGGCGGCGGGTACCGCCTGCACCGCGTGCCGACCGCCACGTACCGCGAGGTGTACGCGCAGCTGGAGGCCAGCGCGTACGAGACGGACTCGTTCGACTGGGGCGACCGTAAAGCCGCGCCCGCGCCGCGCGGTCCGCTGTGGAGCTGGCTGATCAGTCACGCGGGACGGGTGGCCGGGTGGCAGGCCAGCCGCGCGTGGGACACCCGCACCGCGTACATGGTGAACACCGCGCTGCTGCCCGCGCACCGGGGGCGGGGCGTGTACACCCGCCTGCTGCCCGTGGTGCTGGACGCCCTGCACGGCGAGGGTTACCCGCTGGTGCGCAGCCATCATCACCTGACGAACAACGCCGTGATCGTCCCGAAACTCCGCGCGGGCTTCCGCTTCCAGGGCGTGCAGATCGACGAGCACGGCGTCATGGCCATCCTGCTGCGCAGCGCCGACCCGGCGTACGCGGCGTACATGGACCGCCGCAGCGGCCTGACCCGCTGA